The DNA segment TCCCTGGTGGGTAGAATAGACTTGTTACCTCTCCATTTCTGAAGCCTGTAAATTGAGAAGAGTAAGCTCCAGGTTCATGACTTCTTTCTCCGATGTCAGTGAGGTTTAGGACCACAGAATTCGGAGGCTAACTCTGGTCCCTTGGTCTCCTAGAAAGAAGCTGAGAAACCAGTCCATACTCCCAGGAATGACTTGAGCATAAAGTTCAGATCAGGACTGGGTATCCTTCTCCAGGagcaggttgtgtgtgtgtgtgtgtgtgtgtgtgtgtgtgtgtgtgtatacgggTGCTCAGCATTTCTCTGTGCTCTTCTGGAGTCATTTTTTATTCCCAGTTCCTAAAGACAGGGATGCAACAATCACCACCGGCCAATGACTCTCATGTCTTTAACCCCACGTTGTGGGGAGATGAGGGATAGGGCCAGCTGGTTACATAAATTGGTGGGCATATCCTCAAAATCCAAGCTAGGGgtctcatctcatcattcatGTTCTAGATATTAGAATGTGGGCTTATTTACTGCATACAGTGTTAGAGAGCCCTCTCTAATATTTCTTTCCAAAGTCCCTGATCATTTCCTTCCCTTTAGACAGCACAGCTACTTTCTGAAAGTATATTTGAAGGACATGTTTAGCTAGAGAGCTTTGGgtcctttcttcttttgtgtaGCATCCATACTGCATCTTCTTATTACAATCTGCTTGATAATTTCCTGCCTGTAATCTGTAGTGTATTCTTAAACCTTCATCAGAGGCAGCAAACTTTGAGCCCAGGCAACATCTACTACCCCAGTAATTTTTGCCTGGTTTGCACTGAATATAAGACACTGAGTTTGTTCCCTAGAGGTCTTTGCACTTTATTTTAATGGAAACAATGTCATCTCATATACGACACCTTCTATGGATGAGGTGTTTTTATAGACCttaccttatttaatttttactgtaATTCAGGGATTATGTTCACAATTCTAGAGAGGAAAAGCTGAGGCTCCTAAGATGTGCACTACCTTGCCCAAAGACATACAACTTTGATTTGAATCCCTTCTGTCTGACTTCAAAACCTGTGCTTTGTCTTCTACTATAATACACAACCTCACTGTAAAGGAAATATCAGTTATCAGCAAGCAGTAGTTGAGGTTTTAGTGATCAAGAGGCTGAATGTGGTGGGGTGGAGTCCAtacatggtctttttttttttttttttttttgagacggagtctcgctctgtcgcccaggctggagtgcagtggcgggatctcggctcactgcaagctccgcctcccgggttcacgcccttctcctgcctcagcctcccaagtagctgggactacaggcgcccgccactacgcccggctaattttttgtatttttagtagagacggggtttcaccgttttagccgggatggtctcgatttcctgacctcgtgatccgcccgcctcggcctcccaaagtgctgggattacaggcgtgagccaccgcgcccggcccatacaTGGTCTTTACATAGAATTTATGCAGATAGAAATAGGCATGGCTGAATTGGATTCAGGGGGCTTTATCAAAATCCTAAATCCCATGGATTAAATAGATTTACAAGTTCAGGAAGGAGTCATCTAATTGATATAGCATGAGAGAAACCAGAAGAGAatggagaaggagggggagaagtCCAGAATAGTGAGATATCTGAGCCATCATTCTCTAGGGTGTGGTTGGATGCTGCCTTTCTGCCCAACTTCATTATTGCTGTTTCTGGCCTTTGCCTGCATCAGGTCACGATCTCATGATGAAGTGGCCTTGTGGCACCTGAACTCTGCCAGTATCTGCCTGTTGAAAGGAGTGGGCAATCAGGAGGGAGAAATAAAGGAGACTCAGGAAATGGCAGGTGAGAAACTGATATAAATTGGTTCAGATTGTATGCAGTCATTCTtcacaaatgttttcttattaatattcACAATATTCTCATGACTTAGGCTCATAGTCTCATCTCCAgattagagatgagaaaactgaagctcaggccAACTGGATCACTTCTCCAGAACTCACAAATATGAAGATATGAAGTGATGTTGCCAGGACTTGAATCTAGGGCTAATTGCAATGCTTTTGTCAGTACAACATACTACCCTCAGACACTAGGCTCTATCCTTAAGGTCACAGCCCCAGGGAGCCTTAAAATGCTGGAGTGAGCAGGTGCAGCCGGGGAACCTGGGCCAGGCATTCTTGCCCCTTTTCTCTATGGGTCCATTCGGAACTCTGTTATGTTGGCTGCCTTTTGGTAAGTTTCAAAGGAAGGATGGTATTCTCATATGAAATAGGAGTATGCTCAACTCACCAGCTTAAAGAAGCAAAGAATTTTAAGCCTATCCTTAACCTGTACAAAGCTCTTCTGAATTTTTCTCCCAATTAAGAACTGTTATAATGAAATCCTCACATTTTCTATTTACTTAGTATACGTTGGTATATATATTAGGCATTTGGCATTGCTTTTTGACTTAAAGGGAACTTTTCAATTAAGACACAGTGGCACTATAAACTCATTCCTACTGGCCTTGCAGGATTTGGTAACTTAGGTTTAGAATATCtttttgaggtgttttttttttcttatgttccagggtacatgtgcaggatgtgcaggttcgttacacaggtaaacgtgtgccatggtggtttgctgcacctatcaaccccatcacctaggtattaagcctggcaTTCGTTAGctctttttcctgatgctctcacCCCCTCAAGCTCCCtagacaggtcccagtgtgtattgttctcctccctgtgttctcattgttcagctctcacttataagtgagaacatgtgttgtttggttttctgttcctgcattagtttgctgaggataatggcttccagctccatccatgtccctgcataggacatggtctcattcctttttatgtatgttcattgcagcactattcccaatagcaaagacatggaatcaactcaaatgtccatcaatgatagactggataaagaaaatgtggcacatatatgccatggctttagaatattttaatggGTAGATAGTGGCTGTGGAGGAAGCTGgcatatttttctcattcctgATTTTAATGGAAATGCTTTAAAATGTCTCCACTAGGTATGGTGTTTACTGTATTATTTAGTTTACTGAGTGTCTTAGTCGGTTGGGCTGCTATAGCTGGGTGACtttaaacagcagacatttatttgttacagttctggagcctgggaagccccagatcaaggtaccagcagatttGGTTTCTGGTGCGGGTCCACTTTCTGGTTAgcagatggctgccttcctgCTGAGTCCTCACATGGCAATGCCAGAGACACTCTtgtgtttcttcttataagggcaataatcccattcatggggttctaccctcatgacctaattacctcctgaaGCTCTcacctttaaatattttgtgtaagatttactttttttatgGCAGTGATATTGTAATCAATAGACaagttttttttctcatcaactttATACATAATGAAAACTTTGGCTGTTTATCTTTGATCcaatttcttttggatatgtgtTATGGAAACTTCATCCCTATATGTTGCTTACTAATAGATTTtgaagtcaaattttaaaaagttcaatatGTTACAACATGAAGGCTCATGACTAGCCTgatgattgtttttaaaagtacataaacAATGGAAATTGGAAAGACGTTATCTTACGATCCATCTGCTAATACGGTGTGAAGCTTTCTCTTTACTGACTAGACATGGCTGGTCTTCTCTTCTATTTCAAACCCTCTACTCTCTTGGCGAATTATCCCATTTTGAGTGATAAAACCATCTACTTGAAATGattttttgtagggacatagCAATGTAGACAGACATTGGCATATTCATCAGTAGCAAGGATCTTATTCTTATCTGCTGCTGTAAATcaacatttgtttgtttctgcctttttcaATGTCCCTCTATTTCCAGCAGAGAGAAGACTGTCAGCATGAAGAGGGAGAATCAGAGCAGTGTGTCTGAGTTCCTCCTCCTGGACCTCCCCATCTGGCCAGAGCAGCAGGCTGTGTTCTTCACCCTGTTCTTGGGCATGTACCTGATCACGGTGCTGGGGAACCTGCTCATCATCCTGCTCATCCGGCTGGACTCTCACCTTCACACCCCCatgttcttcttcctcagccaCTTGGCTCTCACTGACATCTCCCTTTCATCTGTCACTGTCCCAAAGATGTTATTAAGCATGCAAACTCAGGATCAATCCATTCTTTATGCAGGGTGTGTAACTCAgatgtattttttcatatttttcactgATCTAGACAATTTCCTTCTCACTTCAATGGCATACGATCGGTATGTGGCCATCTGTCACCCCCTCCGCTACACCACTATCATGAAAGAGGGACTGTGTAACTTACTAGTCACTGTGTCCTGGATCCTCTCCTGTACCAATGCCCTGTCTCACACTCTCCTCCTGGCCCAGCTGTCCTTTTGTGCTGACAACACCATCCCCCATTTCTTCTGTGATCTTGTTGCCCTACTCAAGCTCTCATGCTCAGACATCTCCCTCAATGAGCTGGTCATTTTCACAGTGGGACAGGCAGTCATTACTCTACCACTAATATGCATCTTGATCTCTTATGGCCACATTGGGGTCACCATCCTCAAGGCTCCATCTACTAAGGGCATCTTCAAAGCTTTGTCCACCTGTGGCTCTCACCTCTCTGTGGTGTCTCTGTATTATGGCACAATTATTGGACTGTATTTTCTCCCCTCATCCAGTGCCTCCAGTGACAAGGACGTAATTGCCTCTGTGATGTACACGGTGATCACCCCATTGCTGAATCCCTTCATTTATAGCCTAAGGAACAGGGACATAAAGGGAGCCCTGGAGAGACTCTTCAACAGGGCAACAGTCTTATCTCAATGACATTTACTCTTCTTTATAACAGACATATGTACTGACCTATTTCCAGATCATAGATCCTTACTTCTGATCCCAGCAAGGGATAAGTGCTCAGTAACTCTCTGATGACTTGAATTGCATCCTGTTACAGTTattctcccttttcctctttaGTGCAAATTGTGAATTCTGAGTTTACATAATTGTTTATTTATCTTGCCTATTAGATTCAGAAATTACATAGTTAACAGAACTTAaatccttcattttatttcctggaaATTTATTTGTTCTTAGGAATTGTTTAAATATGTTGACTAACAGGATTCCCTTGCCATAGAAAAGTTGAAGGATTGGGTACTTGTAAAggcatttccctttctttcttcccattcagttctcttctcacattttttattgttgttgctgatGGTGGTGGGTAAGGAGAAGAAACTATATAGTACCCTTTACAGATCCAAAAAGCTATTCACTGTCATAAGTTCAGCTGTTCCACTTCAGAACTTGAGGTTCCTCTTCTAGACTACAATAACTTTCATTCAACAGTTCACTTTCAGACCAATGTTTATGAAGCTTTCTGACTACACATGTGAGCTTCAATCACGCCGCAGACTTACTCCAGGTAATGAATGAGAAGAACAAAAAAGTCTTCACAGTCAGGAGCCTTCTGTTGCCGTCACTAAATTTGATCCTTTTCCCATTCAGTGTCTTCGTTGTCTTTCTTATTGAAAAGCATTTCTACTCAGCTTAATGGCCCCTAGTTTGTATTATATGCCCAAgtcatcttttatctttttcttctatcttctATGGTCTCCGCCATCCAGTGAAGGGCATATAGGTCTCTTTTTTCATTCCTCTACTTAAAGATAAACAGAACTACAAATGCTTCTGAGAAGCAGCAATGTGTAGCTGCAAGAGAAGAATATTTGGAAAGCTAGATCTCATTTGTAATCTCTATATACCAGGGTGGTGGCTGCGTGGCCTCAGACAATTCACCCAATTCCTTTGAACctcaatttcttcttctgtatAGGTGAAAAAAGTTCTGCAACAcctaacatattttatttgaagtaAATGCAGTAATAAATTGGGCTTAACACTACAGCTGACCAAGAATAATGAATGTGAATTTTCTCTACCTTCTCCATCAGAGATGAGTTTTGAAGCAGAACTTGTGCAGACACTCCTGAATTATGGTGACCATGGGCAGCTTGTCATGTTGGTTATATTCCCAATTCAAAAGCAATAACCTGCCCTAGGACACAGCAACATATCTGTTCTGGCTTGAGCTAGAACCAAATAACTAAAGGGCAATGAACAAGTGAGTTCATGTGTGGGTAGGTAAGGAAAGACAGATCAGAAAAAGACCTTACTCTTCACTTGTTTGATATTGACTCAAAGAGTGATCCTTCATCGGGGGCTCATGTAGCTGCCTTTTGGCATCCAGTCCTTTGTAGAACAAGAAAGAGTGCCACCCCCACTCCTTGCTGCAAGCACAGGGTCACTTTGTTTACAGGCTTAGCCCCGACCTTTTCCAGAGCCAAAACCTGAACAGGGATAGAATCTTTATTGTTGGTTTATTGTTGGTCTAGGTAAAGCATGCCTTGATAGCCTCAGCACAATCATGACCTGCTGTACACTCTCATCTCTGCTATAGTGATGTGATCTGTAGAACTAAGTGCCTGACTCAGTTTCCCTGCCGGCACCCCAGTTCTGTTGTTCAGATCCCTGAAGATCTGCCTAGTCTTGTCAGGCCCATCCTCCAGAGAGACCAATATTGTCATTTATGTTTTAGCCACAGGCTGGTGACACTTCTCTGAATGACTTTTCCTCAAGAAATGGCAAGCTCACTTGTCTGTTGGGAAGTGTTTCATCACTATCTGTCTTACCAGTCCACCTCATCTCCCAGATCAGTTTGTCTTGGTTTTGGACAGCCCAAAGCACACTGGGGTGCACCGTATTGATTTGAATATGCAAATAGAACTGAACATCAATCACATTGGAAGTGTGCACTTTATATGAGTGCATTTCCCTCTAGCCATGCCAGGGCTAGGATTCGTGACCTTTTCCAGTGAAGCACCTCATTGAGTTTAGAACAAAGCTTGCTGCATTTTTGAAATCCAtgaatgtgtgattttttttcacaagtTAACAAATAGTTCTGAAAATTGGCAATTATGGACGTTTCAAGTGACCAGTGTACTTCCTTCTCAAAAGTTAACACTAATTCTTTCACAGTGTGACAATAGAACAATCTTCCTCAGAGGGGAGGAATCAAAACATCCTAGAACCAGGAACTCCAGCACTTGATTTTAGCACATATGTAACACACAATTCTGACATGGAAATTTTAAGagtaaacaaaaattattctattttgtcACAGATGGAAAGTGGAAGGGGAATTTGCTAAAGAATTAAGTTCACTTAgcttttgaaggaaaaaataaacccaTTAATGTTGTGATGGTTATATTATTTGAATCCAAgaactgtgtgcatgtgtgtgtgtgtgtgtgtgtgtaactcacatatacatacaatttAATTTGTTTGTAATTAAGGACAAATGTTGGAATTAAtactaaaaatagtaaaacattctttattttatagattgtgCCCCTCAGTAGCCATTCAGCAAGTTACCTgtctgtgccaggcagtgtgccTATTCTTGGTCAAACAGATCTGGATAAAGAGAAAGCCTCCAGGCAAAAGAAGCTCATATTCTGATAGTGTAGCAACAGGTAAACTAAGAAATATGCAAGAGTACAAAAAGTGCCTTAACGTAATAACACCACGAATAGTTGTGCTTATTTTGCATggctactgtgtgtcaggcattgtaTTAAAAGCTGTACCtgtattatgtcatttaatcctcataataattcTACATATATACACTGTTACTATCTATATTTTACAGCTgggaaaattgaggcttagagacgATGAAATACTTACATGGTAGTAACACAAGGGCGTATAGTTAATGCTGCCTGGATATCAGCAAAAGCTTTACAGGGGAAGTAATTCTTCAGTTGGGGGTTGAAGGATGCTCAGGATTGATACATAATGGAACAAATGAGTCTAGGTAGAGTGGACAGAGTGGGCCAGGGCACTGAATTTGCATGGTATGTTCAgggaaatgtaagaaaaatgatGTTGCTATACATAGGTGTGTATGAGTCAAGGAAGCATCAAGAGGTGAGTCTAGACAGGGAGACAAAGACTATATTGTGAGGGGGGTAGATTGTCCTGTTAAGAGGTTTAGACATTGCCTTGCAAGTGATGGGCACCattggctggggtggggtggaatTGGGATTAGTCTCAGGGAAGGTTATGTTTGTGTTTTCTAAAGATTACTCGGGTAACCAACGTGTGAGATGGTTTGGCAATGGATCGGAGTGCCTTGAATCAAGATGCTTAATTAGAAGGTCATTGTACATTCAGGTAACAGATAATGTGTGCCTGGATGAAGACAATGGCATATAGATAGAGAAGAGAATACTCTTGAAGGTAGACTAGACGGTATTGGTAATTGATGGGAAGTAGGTGATAGAATGAAGGATTGCTCTTGATTTATGGTTCTGTGGACTGATATTTAAGAACAAAATGGAAGACTAGGCACCTTAAATAATTTTGATTAGGTTTAACAGTCTTAAGGAAGTGAGGAAACAAACTGAAGACCATTTGCTTCTTAAAAATGGGTTCTGagcaagaagaaagcaaaacCCCTAAATAGGCAAGGGGCACTGGGAAGCTTTCTATCATGCTACCTCTCTCCATTACCCCACCTCTGATTCAAAGCATGCCCTGCTCATTACCCTACCAAGGTGCAAAGATTTATAAGTCACCTGTATGTCAGCAGGAATTATTTTAATGCTAACATCACATTAATTCTCTTTGACATAGATGACCTTAAAGGAATAGAAATTTGAGCTTATGTTTTGGGGATGGGTGTGATAAGATAGTCATGTGCctcataatgatgttttggtcaacaatagACTCCATATGCCACAGTGGTTTCAAGCTCATAATGGAACTGAATAAATCCTATCACAGAAATACTTACCAtagtgttacagttgcctacagcaTTTAGTACATTAACaagctgtacaggtttgtagcctgggagcatTAGTTATACCATATAGCTTAGCTGTATAGTAGGCCatcccatctaggtttgtgtaagtgtactttatgatgtttgcacaatgacaaaattgcccagtgaaacatttctcagaacatatgcACATAGTTAAGTAATGTATGACTGTATATCAAAGGAGGAATAAGTTTGGAACTTTGAATACATTGATAACTCTTGGCTGGCTGGAATCGAGGAATGTTAGACTATTGAACAGTGATAGGCAACAGTGTCCGTTGATGAATCTTTGTATGCTGAGTGCTGACCTAACTCCTAACGGCCACAGAATTATATTAAGTAAACTGAAGTGGACACCCAGTCACATCTTCTAGTTTGCTTGGGGCCTGTGAGAAAGAACTTAAACCATACCCAAACAGGATTCATAAATTTACCGCACTATCAGTGAGTGGATTGAGGGTCCCTGAGGATCAGAATGGTGAATGAAACCAGAAGGCGACATAGACACCATGAGTAAAGAAGGTAAAGTTGATTGGGTGAATCTGAGCAGCAGATTTAGGGTATCAGGGTGGACATAGGTTTCAGATATAGTGTGAGGCTGTATCTGGTGATCTCACACCTCAGGCTTCCTCATGTCCACTAGCTGTGTCATCAGGGGCCTTAGAGCTCTCCTAGGAGACCCTCTTCTGAAAGAGCTGATCATGAGAAGTGGAGGATAGTCCATTGCCAGTTCAAATGATAGAAGAAAGCTAGAGGTCAATGGCTTGGAGGAGACTGTCAGTGGTCTTTGGTCAGTGGAGCGATAGATGTCAACAGAATGGAAGGAGAGTTGTAGACTAAGGAGATGAGGGCAGGAGAACTCCAAGTTTGCAACCATCTCCAGCTCTGGTTACATGACGATGCCCTGCTCATCCCATTCAAGGACTCTCTGAGGGAACATCTGGAAAGGAGTTCTAGAGAGAAGAACAGACTTCCAGTTCCAGGTCATGAAATAAATGGAATCCTCGCGTACTAAGATGTGGCATCTAAATGATTCACATTTGTACTTACTAATAGCTGAAGCCTGGAACAGTTTGATTCCATGAAAGATGCTCCATAAGTATTCATTGAAAAAGTGCAGCAatcataaaacattttagaatagGTTAGGTCTGAGAAACAAACTTAAATGAGGAAGGAGTTTAGGTAGCCAGTGGACACCTGGTGATACCAGATGTAAGAAATCAAAACTATATAGcccttatatttaaaataatatttttaatatttctaagatTCTTGGAGACAGATAGAATGCCATTTACCTTCAAACATCATTTTTTCCATCTCTGCAACTAATTTAAGCTGCTGGTGCCCCTTTTAGATGTGGACGCAAACCTGCAGTCAAATAAGGAGAGAGGATTTCCACGTTCCTCTCATCTAATAGTCACTAAAAGGATGGTGGCATTGCACGTTTCTGACCAGCATGGGGCAGAGGTAGCACAAGGAGCTTTAACCCCCTTCCTAGTGAAACATTAGCCAACCGTGGGGTGGGCAACCCGCATGGAAACCTAAACATTGAATTTGAACCTTTTGATGGGGATCTCTTTAGCTATTCTGCAGCACATGGAATGCAGCctccatctttatttcttttgtcttacTCCCCACTTAATGCCACAAACAAAACAAGTGCCCCCAAAATTTTAATGATCGACAAATTAATAACCTAGAATGAAAGTGTCATGAAagcagggactttgtcttgctCAGTGTCATAACCCTAGCACTTACAATAACTTCCAACACACcatagatagtaaatatttattgaacaaatatatCTCAGAGAAAAGATTTTTTGACTTCTGAGTTGGGGGAGGAATGAAGAAtactaatagtaataataatagctatcccttattgaacacctactgttaTTCACTACTATACTGAATGCATTTCATAGTTTATTTCAGTTAATCCTCCAAGTTACATTATTAGATAGAaactgttatctccattttataaatgagaaaaccaaggctcagagaggctaagtaaccaGACTACAATCTTATGGCTAGTGTGTGGTAGACCCCAAAATGAAGCCCGTTTGTCTGACTCCAAGCCTATGTCTTTTCATTAAATGTTGCTGTCACCACATCTAAGAGGAAACAATACTCCTGTGACTGAAGAGCCTCTTTAGGGCCCCCTTCATGTCCTTGTTCCTTAGGCTATAGATAAAGGGGTTCAACATGGGAGTCACTATGGTGTACATTGCAGCTGCTGCAATGTCCTTCTCTTCAGAGGCAATGGAGGGAGGACACAGGTAGGCACTGAAGAGGGTCCCATAGAACACACAAACAACGCAGAGGTGGGAACTGCAGGTGGAAAAGGCCTTGCCCACCCCACCACGGGTTCGGACCCTCAG comes from the Homo sapiens chromosome 9, GRCh38.p14 Primary Assembly genome and includes:
- the OR1J4 gene encoding olfactory receptor 1J4, with protein sequence MKRENQSSVSEFLLLDLPIWPEQQAVFFTLFLGMYLITVLGNLLIILLIRLDSHLHTPMFFFLSHLALTDISLSSVTVPKMLLSMQTQDQSILYAGCVTQMYFFIFFTDLDNFLLTSMAYDRYVAICHPLRYTTIMKEGLCNLLVTVSWILSCTNALSHTLLLAQLSFCADNTIPHFFCDLVALLKLSCSDISLNELVIFTVGQAVITLPLICILISYGHIGVTILKAPSTKGIFKALSTCGSHLSVVSLYYGTIIGLYFLPSSSASSDKDVIASVMYTVITPLLNPFIYSLRNRDIKGALERLFNRATVLSQ